A single window of Watersipora subatra chromosome 9, tzWatSuba1.1, whole genome shotgun sequence DNA harbors:
- the LOC137403789 gene encoding vesicle-trafficking protein SEC22b-like gives MILITYIARVVDGLALAASIQEDENAGRSIQEYQNKAKQLCRKLSSQSPSRCSLEAGPYMFHYAIERNICFLTLCDKAFSKRQAYAYLEEIQNEFISQYGSKVDTQTRPYSFIEFDTFIQKTKKTYEDSRVRRNLSNINTELQDVQRIMVQNIDDVLQRGDALGVLDDKARDLSMQSQKYRKDARYLNLRSSYAKVGAICLVLVLFLLFLRYFIF, from the exons atgatTCTGATAACATATATCGCTCGTGTAGTTGATGGACTGGCTCTTGCAGCGTCAATCCAAGAAGACGAGAAT gCCGGCAGGAGTATTCAAGAGTATCAAAACAAGGCAAAGCAGCTCTGTCGGAAGCTGAGTAGTCAGTCTCCTTCACGATGCAGCTTAGAAGCAGGACCATACATGTTTCA ctacGCTATCGAAAGAAATATTTGCTTCTTAACTCTTTGTGACAAAGCATTTTCTAAGCGACAGGCATATGCATACCTAGAAGAGATACAAAACGAATTTATCTCCCAGTATGGCTCTAAGGTTGATACTCAGACTCGGCCTTATAGCTTCATAGAATTTG ATACGTTTATACAGAAGACCAAAAAGACCTATGAAGATTCCAGAGTTAGAAGAAATCTTAGCAATATAAATACCGAACTACAAGACGTCCAGAGAATTATGGTTCAGAATATAGATGACGTGCTACAGAGAGGAGACGCCTTGGGAG TTCTTGATGATAAGGCGCGGGACCTGAGCATGCAGTCTCAGAAATATCGGAAGGATGCTAGGTATTTGAACTTGCGATCGTCTTACGCCAAAGTCGGTGCTATCTGCCTAGTTCTTGTGCTCTTTCTCCTTTTTCTAAGGTATTTTATATTCTAA